In Nocardia asteroides, a single genomic region encodes these proteins:
- a CDS encoding precorrin-2 C(20)-methyltransferase, with the protein MSGKLWGIGLGPGDPELVTVKAARIIGAADVVAFHSARHGRSISRATAAPYLRAGQLEEHLVYPVTTETTDHPGGYQGAIDEFYEQAAERLAAHLAAGRSVALLAAGDPLFYSSYMHMHRRLADRFEAEVVPGVTSVSAASAALGTPLVEGEQVLTVLPGTLPAAELAERLRSTEAAAVLKLGRTYPAVRQALADSGRLDDAFYVERASTGRQRIQRAADVDDSSVPYFAIAVVPGPKPETRIPLTAAGVRAEPPRAASDNGAERGGRAGTGDSAAPAARSGDGGALAGSGDGGALAGSGGEVVVVGLGPGDPNWTTPEVTAALAEATDLVGYTTYIDRVPPRPGQRRHASDNRVESERAAMALDLARRGARVAVVSSGDPGVFAMAAAVLEEAADPRWAGVPVRVLPGVTAAHAVAARAGAPLGHDYATISLSDRLKPWEVVAGRLAAVAAADMAIAVYNPGSSQRTWQVGAMRDLLLEHRAPDTPVILGRDVGGPAESVRVVALAELDPAEVDMRTLLIIGASTTAVHGRRVFTSRRYAALPR; encoded by the coding sequence GTGAGCGGCAAGCTGTGGGGCATCGGGCTCGGCCCCGGCGACCCGGAACTCGTCACCGTCAAGGCGGCGCGGATCATCGGCGCGGCGGATGTGGTCGCCTTCCACAGCGCCAGGCACGGGCGCAGCATCTCGCGCGCGACCGCGGCGCCCTACCTGCGGGCGGGGCAGCTCGAGGAGCACCTCGTCTACCCGGTCACCACCGAGACCACCGACCATCCCGGCGGGTACCAGGGTGCCATCGACGAGTTCTACGAGCAGGCCGCCGAGCGGCTCGCGGCGCACCTCGCGGCCGGGCGCTCGGTGGCGCTGCTCGCTGCGGGTGACCCGCTCTTCTACAGCTCGTACATGCACATGCACCGGCGGCTCGCCGATCGCTTCGAGGCCGAGGTCGTTCCGGGCGTGACCTCGGTGAGCGCCGCCTCGGCCGCGCTCGGCACCCCGCTGGTCGAGGGCGAGCAGGTGCTCACCGTGCTGCCCGGCACGCTGCCCGCCGCCGAGCTCGCCGAGCGGTTGCGCTCCACCGAGGCGGCGGCGGTCCTCAAGCTCGGCCGCACGTATCCGGCCGTGCGGCAGGCGCTCGCCGACTCCGGCCGGCTCGACGACGCCTTCTACGTCGAGCGCGCCAGCACCGGTCGGCAGCGGATTCAGCGCGCCGCCGACGTGGACGACAGCAGCGTCCCGTACTTCGCCATCGCCGTCGTGCCAGGGCCGAAGCCGGAGACGCGGATTCCGCTGACCGCGGCAGGGGTTCGAGCGGAGCCTCCGCGCGCGGCGAGCGACAACGGAGCCGAGCGGGGCGGCCGGGCCGGCACCGGCGACAGTGCGGCGCCCGCCGCGCGCAGTGGCGACGGCGGCGCGCTCGCGGGCAGTGGCGACGGCGGCGCGCTCGCGGGCAGTGGCGGCGAGGTGGTCGTCGTCGGCCTCGGGCCGGGCGACCCGAACTGGACCACGCCCGAGGTCACCGCGGCCCTCGCCGAGGCGACCGACCTCGTCGGGTACACCACCTACATCGATCGGGTCCCGCCCAGGCCGGGCCAGCGCAGGCACGCCAGCGACAACCGGGTGGAGTCCGAGCGCGCCGCGATGGCGCTCGACCTGGCCCGGCGCGGCGCCCGCGTCGCCGTCGTCTCCTCGGGCGACCCCGGCGTCTTCGCCATGGCCGCCGCCGTCCTTGAGGAGGCCGCGGACCCGCGCTGGGCGGGCGTCCCGGTCCGGGTGCTGCCTGGCGTCACCGCCGCGCACGCCGTCGCGGCCAGGGCGGGCGCCCCGCTCGGCCACGACTACGCGACGATCTCGCTCTCCGACCGCCTCAAGCCGTGGGAGGTGGTGGCCGGGCGGCTCGCCGCGGTCGCCGCCGCCGACATGGCCATCGCCGTCTACAACCCGGGATCGTCCCAGCGCACCTGGCAGGTCGGCGCCATGCGGGACCTGCTGCTCGAGCACCGCGCCCCGGACACCCCGGTGATCCTCGGCCGCGATGTCGGCGGCCCGGCCGAATCCGTCCGCGTCGTCGCGCTCGCCGAGCTCGACCCGGCCGAGGTCGACATGCGCACCCTGCTGATCATCGGCGCCTCCACCACCGCGGTGCACGGCCGGCGGGTCTTCACCTCGCGCCGCTACGCCGCCCTGCCGCGCTAA
- the cobG gene encoding precorrin-3B synthase has product MTRSDADSCPGVLRLHEAADGPLARVRVPGGQLGAAGLQALAEAAAELGDGALELTSRGNVQLRGIRDAAALTERLGAAGLLPTATHERVRNIVASPLSGLAGGVADVRELVPALDAGLRAAPELAGLPGRVLFTLDDGRGDVSGFGGDIGLHAVEPGVFAVLLAGADSGIRVAAGDAVGLVLAAARAFAQVRGGGWRLAEVADGAARVRELLGFASTAPGPVLPDPADHPPIGWLPQDDGLVALGAGVRLGVLPARTALFVAAVEKPVLVTPWRGLVLPDLDEWSAEQVVRVLAPMGLIFDAESPWVRVSSCAGAPGCAKSHTDVRADATAAVESGRVASPADGTGAALGPIPAGDVLASGRQHWSGCERRCGHPHGPATDIVAGPDGYRVTGP; this is encoded by the coding sequence ATGACGCGATCGGATGCTGATTCCTGCCCGGGGGTGCTGCGGCTGCACGAGGCCGCCGACGGGCCGCTCGCCCGGGTGCGGGTGCCCGGCGGGCAGCTGGGAGCCGCCGGGCTGCAGGCGCTGGCCGAGGCGGCGGCGGAGCTCGGGGACGGCGCGCTGGAGCTGACCTCGCGCGGGAACGTCCAGCTGCGCGGGATCCGGGACGCCGCCGCGCTCACCGAGCGGCTCGGCGCGGCCGGGCTGCTGCCGACCGCCACCCACGAGCGGGTGCGCAATATCGTCGCCTCGCCGCTCTCCGGGCTGGCAGGCGGGGTGGCCGACGTGCGCGAGCTGGTCCCGGCGCTCGATGCCGGGCTGCGGGCCGCGCCGGAGCTGGCCGGGCTGCCGGGCCGGGTGCTCTTCACGCTGGACGACGGGCGCGGGGACGTCAGCGGGTTCGGCGGCGACATCGGCCTGCACGCGGTCGAGCCCGGGGTGTTCGCGGTGCTGCTCGCCGGGGCGGACAGCGGGATCCGGGTCGCCGCCGGGGACGCGGTCGGGCTGGTGCTCGCCGCCGCCCGCGCCTTCGCGCAGGTCCGCGGGGGCGGGTGGCGGTTGGCCGAGGTCGCGGACGGGGCCGCGCGGGTGCGCGAGCTGCTCGGGTTCGCCTCCACCGCGCCGGGGCCGGTGCTCCCCGACCCCGCCGACCACCCGCCGATCGGCTGGCTCCCGCAGGACGACGGGCTGGTCGCGCTCGGCGCCGGGGTCCGGCTCGGGGTGCTGCCCGCGCGCACCGCGCTCTTCGTCGCGGCCGTCGAGAAGCCGGTGCTGGTGACGCCGTGGCGCGGGCTGGTCCTCCCCGACCTCGACGAGTGGAGCGCCGAGCAGGTGGTCCGGGTGCTCGCCCCGATGGGGCTGATCTTCGACGCGGAGTCGCCGTGGGTGCGGGTCAGCAGCTGCGCCGGGGCGCCAGGGTGCGCGAAGTCGCACACGGACGTGCGCGCCGATGCCACCGCCGCGGTGGAGTCGGGGCGGGTGGCGAGCCCTGCCGACGGGACGGGTGCGGCGCTCGGCCCGATTCCCGCCGGGGACGTCCTGGCGTCCGGACGCCAGCACTGGTCCGGGTGCGAGCGGCGGTGCGGGCACCCGCACGGCCCGGCGACCGATATCGTCGCCGGCCCGGACGGCTACCGGGTGACCGGGCCCTGA
- a CDS encoding precorrin-8X methylmutase yields MSVTRAGYLTDGAEIYRRSFATIRAEANLERFPADVAQVAVRMIHGTGQVDLADDIAFSPGVVTAARTALRAGAPILCDATMVAAGVTRKRLPAENEVLCTLGDPRTPALAAELGTTRSAAALELWRDRLAGAVVAIGNAPTALFHLFDMLDAGAPRPAAILGIPVGFIGAAESKEALICYGGVEYLTVRGRRGGSAVTASALNAIASETE; encoded by the coding sequence ATGTCCGTAACCCGTGCCGGCTACCTCACCGATGGCGCCGAGATCTACCGGCGGTCCTTCGCCACCATCAGGGCGGAGGCGAACCTGGAGCGCTTCCCCGCCGACGTCGCGCAGGTGGCGGTGCGGATGATCCACGGCACCGGACAGGTCGACCTCGCCGACGACATCGCCTTCTCCCCCGGCGTCGTCACCGCCGCCCGCACCGCGCTCCGGGCGGGCGCCCCCATCCTCTGCGACGCGACCATGGTCGCCGCCGGCGTCACCCGCAAGCGCCTGCCCGCCGAGAACGAGGTGCTCTGCACCCTCGGCGACCCGCGCACCCCCGCGCTCGCGGCCGAGCTCGGCACCACCCGCTCCGCCGCCGCGCTCGAGCTGTGGCGGGACCGGCTGGCCGGCGCCGTCGTCGCCATCGGCAACGCGCCGACCGCGCTCTTCCACCTCTTCGACATGCTCGACGCCGGGGCCCCGCGCCCCGCCGCGATCCTCGGCATCCCGGTCGGCTTCATCGGCGCGGCCGAGTCCAAGGAGGCGCTGATCTGCTACGGCGGGGTCGAGTACCTGACGGTGCGCGGCAGGCGCGGCGGCAGCGCCGTCACCGCGTCGGCGCTGAACGCGATCGCGAGCGAGACGGAGTGA
- a CDS encoding cobalt-precorrin-6A reductase has product MTRVLILGGTAEARSLASIAAGEQGLDIVSSLAGRVRAPVLPEGEVRVGGFGGVAGLREYLRDNAIDILVDATHPFAAVMSSHAAEAAAAAGIPLLHLRRPGWVAAQGDSWTRVPALPDAAAGLRGRVFLTIGRQGVSAFADVAEAWFLIRAIDPPDPPLPAAHEILLARGPFAVDDEIALLRAHRIDVLVTKDSGGPDTEAKLVAARELGVPVIVVDRPPLPAGGAPVVAGVDEAMAWLRGR; this is encoded by the coding sequence CTGACCCGGGTTCTGATCCTGGGCGGAACCGCCGAAGCGCGGAGCCTCGCCTCCATCGCGGCCGGCGAGCAGGGACTCGATATCGTGTCCTCGCTCGCCGGCCGCGTTCGTGCGCCCGTGCTGCCCGAGGGGGAGGTGCGGGTCGGGGGGTTCGGCGGGGTCGCGGGGTTGCGGGAGTACCTCCGCGACAACGCGATCGACATCCTGGTCGATGCCACGCACCCGTTCGCCGCGGTGATGAGCTCGCACGCCGCCGAGGCGGCTGCCGCGGCAGGCATCCCGCTGCTGCACCTGCGCCGCCCCGGCTGGGTTGCCGCGCAGGGGGATTCGTGGACCCGCGTGCCCGCGCTGCCCGACGCCGCCGCCGGGCTGCGCGGCCGGGTCTTCCTGACCATCGGCAGGCAGGGCGTCTCCGCCTTCGCCGATGTCGCGGAGGCGTGGTTCCTGATCCGCGCCATCGACCCGCCCGACCCGCCGCTGCCCGCCGCGCACGAGATCCTGCTCGCGCGGGGGCCGTTCGCCGTCGATGACGAGATCGCGCTGCTGCGCGCGCACCGGATCGACGTGCTGGTCACCAAGGACAGCGGCGGGCCGGATACCGAGGCGAAGCTGGTCGCCGCCCGCGAACTCGGGGTGCCGGTGATCGTGGTCGACCGGCCCCCGCTGCCCGCCGGTGGCGCGCCGGTGGTCGCCGGCGTGGACGAGGCGATGGCGTGGCTGCGGGGGCGGTGA
- a CDS encoding PadR family transcriptional regulator yields the protein MTEPKTKPLNATAASLLGFLHEGPRSGWDLVTEAQQRIGDFWTVTQSQVYRELAAMDAAGLVEKGAAGARERTPYRITEAGKAAFGEWIARDPGTETIRVPLLLTLSFGEHLDRSHVDRIVAANRTVHQQRLAGYLAEECPPQARYQRATLEFGIRYERAVLGWFDDLAAILDGRPPG from the coding sequence ATGACCGAACCCAAGACCAAACCGCTGAACGCCACCGCGGCCTCGCTGCTCGGCTTCCTGCACGAGGGCCCGCGCTCCGGCTGGGACCTGGTGACCGAGGCCCAGCAGCGGATCGGCGACTTCTGGACCGTCACCCAGAGCCAGGTCTACCGCGAACTCGCCGCCATGGACGCCGCGGGGCTGGTCGAGAAGGGCGCGGCGGGCGCCCGCGAGCGCACCCCGTACCGCATCACCGAGGCGGGCAAGGCCGCCTTCGGCGAGTGGATCGCCCGCGACCCCGGCACCGAGACCATCCGCGTCCCGCTGCTCCTCACGCTCTCCTTCGGCGAACACCTGGACCGCTCGCACGTGGACCGCATCGTCGCCGCGAACCGCACGGTGCACCAGCAACGCCTGGCCGGCTACCTGGCCGAGGAGTGCCCGCCGCAGGCCCGCTACCAGCGCGCGACACTGGAGTTCGGCATCCGCTACGAGCGCGCGGTACTCGGCTGGTTCGACGATCTCGCCGCGATCCTGGACGGCCGCCCGCCGGGGTGA